The proteins below come from a single Miscanthus floridulus cultivar M001 chromosome 1, ASM1932011v1, whole genome shotgun sequence genomic window:
- the LOC136542986 gene encoding formin-like protein 7 isoform X1 — protein sequence MKTLSIRSNWESQRGLRTIFRCEERWSRTSSCSLMRWRASIAVSMHMMTAGTGGSRIWSAASTTVLLPSTPASPFWRSRSRPTPTISLTPVAKLEADPFALGASAVAFCLATLEASYTDRDAEFTRCLSHLESLRIGANSVERDDRVKQLEATTADLTSWCPSVDGVLDDVCIAVKKLEKSHDRDVFDALSHGPGLLSTPTKALASSRDRDVFDTMSHGSSLLPTPTKAAVQVSAGLTANPPVMGHHVESTPQDSGSGVDKTWIPVPANGMLLDPPPHVFQSIVLGHPHPRDPPRPPYHPAMIAHPPPRPPDPPRITYQPAMFTHPPPHPPPPDPPHSSHLDRLPKAPFPRFDGDNPCCWKTCAEKHFRMYVVEQSMWISMSEMHFDGPASLWYQSIEHQIPELSWSDLCKLMHDRFDHDQHESLIHQLFHIRQITSLQLSYLFHIVGGSA from the exons ATGAAAACGCTGAGTATACGTAGTAACTGGGAGAGTCAGAGAGGACTACGAACCATTTT CAGGTGCGAGGAGCGATGGAGCCGAACTTCAAGCTGCTCCTTGATGAGATGGCGGGCCTCAATCGCCGTTTCGATGCACATGATGACCGCTGGAACCGGCGGTTCTCGGATCTGGAGCGCGGCCTCAACGACCGTGCTTCTGCCGTCGACTCCCGCATCACCGTTCTGGAGGAGTCGCTCACGGCCAACTCCGACGATCTCGCTCACCCCTGTCGCCAAGCTGGAGGCGGATCCTTTTGCTCTGGGCGCTTCGGCGGTGGCGTTCTGCCTCGCCACCTTGGAGGCCAGCTACACCGACCGTGACGCGGAGTTCACCCGGTGCCTCTCCCACCTTGAGTCCCTCCGCATCGGCGCCAACTCCGTCGAGCGCGACGATCGCGTGAAGCAGCTCGAGGCCACGACGGCGGATCTGACGTCTTGGTGCCCCAGCGTTGATGGCGTCCTCGACGACGTTTGCATCGCCGTGAAGAAGTTGGAGAAGTCCCACGACCGCGACGTGTTCGACGCGCTGTCGCACGGGCCCGGTCTGCTTTCGACTCCGACCAAGGCGTTGGCGTCGTCTCGCGACCGCGACGTGTTCGACACAATGTCACACGGGTCTAGTCTGCTTCCTACTCCAACTAAGGCGGCCGTGCAAGTTTCTGCCGGACTCACCGCCAACCCACCCGTGATGGGGCACCACGTCGAATCGACTCCACAGGATTCGGGATCCGGGGTCGACAAGACCTGGATCCCTGTCCCAGCCAATGGTATGTTGCTGGATCCCCCACCCCATGTTTTTCAGTCCATTGTTCTAGGTCATCCTCACCCACGTGATCCACCTCGGCCACCCTATCACCCAGCGATGATCGCCCATCCTCCTCCTCGCCCACCCGATCCACCACGTATCACCTACCAGCCTGCTATGTTCACCCACCCTCCACCTCATCCACCTCCACCTGATCCACCACATTCTTCTCACCTCGACCGCTTGCCGAAGGCTCCCTTCCCTCGCTTCGACGGTGACAACCCGTGTTGTTGGAAAACTTGTGCTGAGAAACACTTTCGTATGTATGTGGTTGAGCAGTCTATGTGGATTAGCATGTCTGAGATGCACTTTGACGGTCCTGCCTCTCTCTGGTACCAGTCTATCGAGCATCAAATTCCCGAGTTGTCCTGGTCTGACCTCTGCAAACTGATGCACGATCGTTTCGATCACGATCAGCACGAGTCCTTGATCCACCAGCTTTTCCATATCAGACAAATCACCAGTCTCCAATTATCTTACCTGTTTCACATCGTTGGTGGATCAGCTTAA